The Enterobacter oligotrophicus sequence GAGCAAGAACTATCAACCAGGCCCGACCTATTACTCCGTTTCGCAGCAGCTGGTGTATCGCGTCGGGAGCCTGCGCCCGCGCTCGCTTGCCGCAATTACCGATCAGCAATTAACCATCGCCCCTGGCCATGTGGTGATTGACGACCTGCGCGAGTTGAAGGAGAAGAAATACCCGGATCTCAGTTGGACGGTAGATCCCAGACTCGGCACCAACGCGTTGCTGGAGCAGGTGAAGGACAAGAAGCTGCCCTACACCATTGCCGATTCGGTGGCGATTAGTCTTTTTCAGCGCGTTCACCCTGAAATCGCCGTGGCGCTGGATGTCACCGATGAACAACCGGTCACCTGGTTTACCCAGTCAGATAACGATCAGACCGTCTCTGCGGCGATGCTCGATTTCTTTAACACCATCAATGAAGACGGCACGCTGGCGCGTCTGGAAGAGAAATATCTCGGCCACGGTGACGACTTCGATTACGTCGATACCCGCAGCTTCCTGCGCGCGGTGGATAGCGTACTGCCTGACCTTCAGCCCTTGTTCGAGAAATACGCCCGGCAGATTGACTGGCGGCTGCTGGCGGCTATCTCGTATCAGGAGTCGCACTGGGACACCCAGGCCACGTCGCCCACTGGCGTGCGTGGATTGATGATGTTGACCAAAAATACCGCACTGAGTCTGGGCGTTAACGACCGAACCGATGCGGAGCAAAGCATTAGCGGTGGTGCTCAATATCTGCAGGATATGATGGCTAAAGTCCCGGAAACGGTGCCGGAAGAAGAACGGATCTGGTTTGCGCTGGCGGCTTACAACCTGGGTTATGCGCATATGCTGGATGCGCGCGCATTGACCGCAAAGACGAAAGGCAACCCGGACAGCTGGTCAGACGTAAAACAGCGCCTGCCACTGTTGAGCCAGAAGCCGTGGTACAACAAACTGACCTACGGCTATGCGCGCGGGCATGAAGCCTACGCCTACGTGGAGAATATTCGTAAATATCAGATTAGCCTGGTCGGATATCTGCTGGAGAAGGAAAAAAAGGCGGCTGAGGCAAAACAGCTGGCGCAGAGCTACCCGGTGGTGGCTCCCGAAGAGGTTAATCGTCCTGCAGCTTCAATTCTGCCTTTTGTTGCTTTTTCTGCTGCCGGCGCATTCGAAAGAAGTCACTCAATAGACC is a genomic window containing:
- the mltF gene encoding membrane-bound lytic murein transglycosylase MltF, whose amino-acid sequence is MKKLKINYLLIGIVTLLLAVALWPSIPWFGKAENRIAAIQERGELRVSTLSSPLIYSDINGKTIGLDYELAQQFADYLGVKLKVTVRQNISQLFDDLDNNDADILAAGLVYNSERSKNYQPGPTYYSVSQQLVYRVGSLRPRSLAAITDQQLTIAPGHVVIDDLRELKEKKYPDLSWTVDPRLGTNALLEQVKDKKLPYTIADSVAISLFQRVHPEIAVALDVTDEQPVTWFTQSDNDQTVSAAMLDFFNTINEDGTLARLEEKYLGHGDDFDYVDTRSFLRAVDSVLPDLQPLFEKYARQIDWRLLAAISYQESHWDTQATSPTGVRGLMMLTKNTALSLGVNDRTDAEQSISGGAQYLQDMMAKVPETVPEEERIWFALAAYNLGYAHMLDARALTAKTKGNPDSWSDVKQRLPLLSQKPWYNKLTYGYARGHEAYAYVENIRKYQISLVGYLLEKEKKAAEAKQLAQSYPVVAPEEVNRPAASILPFVAFSAAGAFERSHSIDPNTLVQVPRR